From Streptomyces sp. NBC_00690, a single genomic window includes:
- the cofD gene encoding 2-phospho-L-lactate transferase encodes MRIVVLAGGIGGARFLRGLLQAAPEADVTVIGNTGDDIHLFGLKVCPDLDTVMYTLGGGINEEQGWGRTDESFRVKEELAAYGVGPEWFGLGDRDFATHIVRTQMLAAGYPLSAVTEALCTRWNPGVRLLPMSDDRIETHVAVEVDGERKVIHFQEYWVKLRASVAAEAIVPVGAEQAKPAPGVLEAIAAADVILFPPSNPVVSVGTILAVPGIREAIAEAGVPVVGLSPIVGNAPVRGMADKVLAAVGVEATAAAVAAHYGSGLLDGWLVDTVDADTVADVEAAGIRCRAVPLMMTDLDATAEMARHALALATEVQA; translated from the coding sequence ATGCGCATTGTGGTTTTGGCCGGCGGTATCGGTGGTGCCCGCTTTCTACGTGGCCTCTTGCAGGCCGCACCGGAGGCGGACGTCACCGTGATCGGGAACACCGGTGACGACATCCATCTGTTCGGGCTCAAGGTCTGCCCTGACCTCGACACCGTGATGTACACGCTCGGCGGCGGCATCAACGAGGAGCAGGGCTGGGGACGTACGGACGAGAGCTTCCGGGTCAAGGAGGAACTGGCCGCGTACGGCGTGGGCCCTGAGTGGTTCGGGCTCGGCGACCGCGACTTCGCCACCCACATCGTCCGTACCCAGATGCTCGCCGCCGGCTACCCGCTCAGTGCGGTCACCGAAGCGCTCTGCACGCGTTGGAACCCCGGCGTCCGGCTGCTGCCCATGTCCGACGACCGCATCGAGACCCATGTCGCCGTCGAGGTCGACGGCGAACGCAAGGTCATCCACTTCCAGGAGTACTGGGTCAAGCTGCGGGCGTCCGTCGCGGCGGAGGCGATCGTGCCCGTCGGCGCCGAACAGGCGAAGCCGGCACCCGGAGTGTTGGAGGCGATCGCCGCCGCCGACGTCATCCTCTTCCCGCCGTCCAACCCCGTCGTCAGCGTGGGCACCATCCTGGCCGTCCCCGGGATCAGGGAAGCCATCGCCGAAGCGGGCGTCCCCGTCGTGGGGCTGTCGCCGATCGTCGGAAACGCGCCCGTGCGGGGAATGGCCGACAAGGTCCTCGCTGCCGTCGGCGTGGAGGCCACCGCGGCGGCCGTCGCCGCCCACTACGGCTCCGGGCTCCTCGACGGCTGGCTGGTCGACACCGTCGACGCCGACACCGTCGCCGATGTCGAAGCCGCGGGCATCCGCTGCCGTGCCGTCCCCCTGATGATGACCGATCTGGACGCAACCGCCGAGATGGCTCGGCACGCCCTGGCCCTCGCCACGGAGGTCCAGGCATGA
- a CDS encoding NDP-sugar synthase yields the protein MTEAILLVGGKGTRLRPLTVNTPKPMVPAAGVPFLTHQLARARAAGVEHIVLATSYLAEVFEPYFGDGSSLGLSLEYVTEDEPLGTGGAIRNVAERLRSGPDEPVLVFNGDILTGLDIRALVDTHRTSGADVSLHLTRVTDPRAFGLVPTDDSGRVTAFLEKPQTPEEIVTDQINAGAYVFRRSVIDSIPAGRPVSVERETFPELLAAGAHLQGMVDSTYWLDLGTPQAFVRGSADLVLGRAPSPAVPGRCGDRLVLESASVADDAKLTGGTVVCEDAVVHPGARIDGSVVLAGAVVEEGAVITSSLIGVGARIGARVALSGAVIGDGAVVGADNELRDGARVWCDATLPAGAVRFSSDQ from the coding sequence GTGACAGAAGCGATCCTCCTGGTCGGAGGCAAGGGCACGCGACTGCGGCCACTCACGGTCAACACGCCGAAGCCGATGGTTCCGGCCGCGGGCGTCCCCTTTCTGACCCACCAGTTGGCGCGGGCACGCGCCGCGGGGGTCGAGCACATCGTGCTGGCGACCTCCTATCTGGCCGAGGTCTTCGAGCCGTACTTCGGTGACGGTTCCTCACTTGGGCTCAGCCTGGAGTACGTCACCGAGGACGAACCCCTCGGCACCGGCGGAGCGATCCGCAATGTCGCCGAACGACTGCGGTCCGGACCGGACGAACCCGTCTTGGTCTTCAACGGCGACATCCTCACCGGACTCGACATCCGAGCCCTGGTGGACACCCATCGGACGTCCGGCGCGGACGTGTCCCTGCATCTGACGCGGGTCACTGACCCGCGGGCCTTCGGACTGGTGCCGACGGACGACAGCGGTCGGGTGACCGCGTTCCTGGAGAAGCCGCAGACCCCGGAAGAGATCGTCACCGACCAGATCAATGCGGGGGCTTACGTCTTCCGCCGATCCGTCATCGACTCCATCCCCGCCGGGCGACCGGTGTCGGTGGAGCGGGAGACGTTCCCCGAACTGCTCGCGGCGGGCGCTCATCTGCAAGGCATGGTGGACTCGACCTACTGGCTGGATCTGGGCACCCCGCAGGCTTTCGTCCGTGGCTCGGCCGATCTGGTGCTGGGTCGCGCTCCGTCCCCCGCCGTGCCCGGACGTTGCGGTGACCGCCTGGTCCTGGAGTCGGCCTCGGTGGCGGACGACGCCAAGCTGACCGGGGGGACAGTCGTCTGCGAGGACGCCGTGGTCCACCCCGGGGCTCGCATCGACGGAAGTGTGGTGCTGGCGGGAGCGGTGGTGGAAGAAGGCGCCGTGATCACCTCGTCCCTGATCGGCGTGGGAGCGAGGATCGGCGCTCGGGTCGCGCTGTCGGGAGCGGTCATCGGCGACGGCGCGGTCGTGGGCGCGGACAACGAACTGCGTGACGGCGCCCGGGTGTGGTGCGACGCGACCCTGCCGGCCGGTGCGGTCCGCTTCTCGTCCGACCAGTAG
- a CDS encoding coenzyme F420-0:L-glutamate ligase, which produces MTAYTVRALAALPEIAAGDDLAKLIATARPELADGDVLLVTSKIVSKAEGRLVAADDRESAIDAETVRVVARRGPIRIVENRQGLVMAAAGVDASNTPAGTVLLLPEDPDASARGIRDGLREHLGVDIGVIVTDTFGRPWRNGVTDVAIGAAGIQVLDDLRGGTDAHGNPLNATIVALADELAAAGDLVKGKTSGLPVAVISGLGHLVDPAGDDSASLLVRPAAEDMFRLGTSEAVREAVTQRRTVRDFTDEPVDPAAVRRAVAAAVTAPAPHHTTPWRFVLLETAAARRELLDAMRDAWIADLRRDGKSEESIAQRVRRGEVLRRAPYLVVPCLVMDGSHHYGDSRRDTAEREMFVVATGAGVQNFLVALAGERLGSAWVSSTMFCRDVVREVLGLPNDWDPMGAVAVGHASAAPKQRPPRDAAAFIEVR; this is translated from the coding sequence ATGACGGCGTACACCGTCCGTGCCCTGGCCGCGCTGCCCGAGATCGCGGCGGGTGACGACCTCGCCAAGCTGATCGCCACGGCCCGCCCCGAACTCGCGGACGGCGATGTCCTCCTCGTCACTTCCAAGATCGTCAGCAAGGCCGAGGGCCGTCTGGTTGCCGCTGACGACCGCGAGAGCGCGATCGACGCGGAGACCGTCCGGGTGGTCGCGCGACGCGGCCCCATCCGCATCGTCGAGAACCGCCAGGGGCTGGTGATGGCCGCGGCCGGGGTCGACGCCTCCAACACACCCGCGGGAACCGTGCTGCTCCTGCCCGAGGACCCCGACGCCTCGGCGCGCGGCATCCGCGACGGGCTCCGGGAACACCTCGGTGTGGACATCGGCGTGATCGTCACGGACACCTTCGGCCGGCCCTGGCGCAACGGGGTCACCGACGTCGCCATCGGAGCCGCAGGCATCCAGGTCCTCGACGACCTGCGCGGCGGCACGGACGCCCACGGCAACCCGCTGAACGCCACCATCGTCGCCCTCGCCGATGAACTCGCCGCCGCCGGTGACCTGGTCAAGGGAAAGACATCCGGGCTCCCCGTGGCGGTCATCAGCGGTCTGGGGCACCTGGTCGACCCCGCCGGAGACGACAGCGCCAGCCTGCTGGTGCGCCCGGCCGCCGAGGACATGTTCCGGCTGGGTACGTCCGAGGCAGTACGGGAGGCGGTCACCCAGCGGCGCACGGTGCGCGATTTCACCGATGAACCGGTGGACCCCGCGGCGGTCCGTCGTGCTGTTGCCGCGGCCGTCACCGCACCGGCGCCCCACCACACGACCCCCTGGCGCTTCGTGCTGCTCGAAACCGCCGCAGCGCGCCGGGAACTCCTCGATGCCATGCGCGACGCCTGGATCGCCGATCTGCGACGCGACGGCAAATCGGAGGAGTCCATCGCCCAGCGGGTGCGCCGCGGGGAAGTTCTGCGCAGAGCGCCCTACCTCGTCGTGCCCTGTCTCGTCATGGACGGTTCGCACCACTACGGAGACAGCCGCCGCGACACCGCCGAGCGGGAGATGTTCGTCGTCGCCACCGGTGCCGGGGTACAGAACTTCCTGGTGGCGCTCGCCGGTGAACGGCTGGGCTCGGCCTGGGTGTCGTCGACCATGTTCTGCCGTGATGTCGTCCGCGAGGTGCTGGGGCTGCCCAACGACTGGGACCCCATGGGCGCCGTGGCCGTGGGGCACGCCTCAGCGGCGCCGAAGCAGCGGCCCCCGCGGGATGCCGCCGCGTTCATCGAGGTGCGCTGA
- a CDS encoding TIGR03089 family protein, translating into MNASDLTPADLLRSALAADPTRPLVTFYDDATGERVELSVATFANWVAKTANLLQGDLAAEPGDRLALLLPAHWQSAVWLLACSSVGVLVDVGGDPARADLVVSGPDTLEAARACSGERVALALRPLGGRFPQTPAGFSDYAVEVPSQGDRFAPYAPVDPAGPALSVSVDGIDLNGTQVVERARADAEALGLKSGSRLLSGLGYGDWAGLSAGLYAPLAVGGSVVLCRHLDQLPPDGLTQRIDSERITDTAV; encoded by the coding sequence ATGAATGCCAGCGACCTTACCCCTGCCGACCTGCTGCGATCCGCGCTCGCCGCGGACCCCACTCGTCCCTTGGTCACGTTCTACGACGATGCCACCGGTGAGCGCGTCGAATTGTCCGTCGCCACCTTCGCCAATTGGGTGGCCAAGACGGCGAATCTCCTTCAGGGCGACCTCGCCGCCGAGCCGGGTGACCGGCTCGCGCTGTTGCTGCCCGCGCACTGGCAGAGCGCTGTCTGGCTGCTGGCGTGTTCGTCTGTCGGCGTGCTGGTCGATGTGGGGGGTGACCCGGCGCGGGCGGATCTCGTCGTCAGCGGGCCGGACACCCTTGAGGCTGCGCGGGCCTGCTCCGGCGAGCGGGTGGCCCTGGCGCTGCGCCCGCTGGGCGGCCGTTTCCCGCAGACTCCGGCGGGCTTCTCGGACTACGCGGTGGAGGTGCCCTCACAGGGCGACCGTTTCGCTCCCTATGCTCCCGTCGACCCTGCGGGACCTGCCCTGTCCGTCAGTGTGGATGGAATCGATCTGAACGGTACGCAGGTGGTGGAGCGGGCGCGCGCCGATGCCGAGGCATTGGGGCTCAAGAGCGGCTCCCGACTGCTGTCCGGACTGGGCTACGGCGATTGGGCCGGTCTGTCGGCGGGGCTCTACGCTCCTCTTGCGGTCGGCGGTTCGGTGGTGCTGTGCCGCCATCTGGACCAACTGCCGCCGGACGGTCTCACCCAGCGGATCGACAGCGAACGCATCACCGACACTGCGGTATGA
- a CDS encoding peptidoglycan recognition protein family protein, whose amino-acid sequence MRGFLASPIGVAASAALVLPLSLPLAMPALAAPPPPASVPTAADAAPGRSAFEPTPGTPGSTRSLPISPSTNRSLAPTGERELRTVGISPFSLVGVVWENPAAELAGTVQVRTRTLATGRWSTWQDVETHTHEHGADPDTAEARSERTRGATAPLWVGASDGVEVRVRPDDPHPKALPDGLRLELVDPGADPPATDAERPRVLRAKDEPGSATVPGTSYLPDLTDVWNLVGRPAGVDTGQPQQTSQPAPKAEAAAPFIGPRPKITTRKGWGADESLREKKFAYTSTVKAAFVHHSATGNSYTCKQAPSVLRSIYRYHVVSSGWRDFGYNFAIDKCGNIYEGRAGGVTKAVLGAHTLGFNSNSMGIALLGTYSRTNPPAAAVTAVARLTAWKLGLFKRNPKAKVTLTSGGSGKYAKGKKVSFNVIAGHRNAFVTDCPGARLYGKLGAIRSASADYQGR is encoded by the coding sequence ATGCGTGGATTCCTGGCTTCCCCGATCGGTGTCGCGGCCTCAGCCGCGCTCGTCCTTCCGCTCTCGCTCCCGCTGGCCATGCCCGCACTGGCCGCGCCGCCCCCGCCCGCCTCAGTGCCGACCGCGGCCGACGCCGCACCGGGTCGGTCCGCGTTCGAACCGACCCCCGGCACCCCCGGCTCGACCCGCTCCCTGCCGATTTCCCCCTCGACGAACCGCTCTCTGGCCCCCACCGGAGAACGGGAGCTGCGGACCGTGGGCATCAGCCCGTTCTCGCTGGTCGGTGTGGTGTGGGAGAACCCGGCAGCCGAACTTGCGGGCACGGTCCAGGTACGCACCCGGACGCTCGCCACCGGCCGCTGGTCGACCTGGCAGGACGTGGAGACGCACACCCACGAACACGGTGCCGACCCCGACACGGCCGAGGCCAGATCGGAACGCACCCGAGGGGCGACCGCCCCGCTGTGGGTCGGGGCGTCCGACGGCGTCGAAGTGCGCGTACGGCCGGACGACCCGCATCCGAAGGCACTGCCCGACGGGCTGCGGCTCGAACTCGTCGACCCCGGCGCCGACCCGCCGGCGACCGACGCTGAACGCCCGCGCGTTCTGCGGGCCAAGGACGAACCCGGTAGCGCCACCGTGCCGGGCACGTCGTACCTGCCCGACCTCACGGACGTGTGGAACCTCGTGGGCAGGCCCGCGGGCGTGGACACCGGTCAGCCGCAGCAAACCTCCCAGCCCGCACCGAAAGCGGAGGCCGCAGCTCCGTTCATCGGGCCCCGTCCGAAGATCACCACCCGCAAGGGGTGGGGCGCGGACGAGTCGCTCCGGGAGAAGAAGTTCGCCTACACATCGACGGTCAAAGCCGCATTCGTCCACCACAGCGCCACGGGCAACAGCTACACCTGCAAGCAGGCACCATCCGTCCTCCGCAGTATCTACCGCTACCACGTTGTGAGCAGCGGCTGGCGTGACTTCGGCTACAACTTCGCCATCGACAAGTGCGGAAACATCTACGAAGGCCGCGCAGGAGGCGTGACCAAAGCGGTGCTCGGGGCACACACGCTCGGTTTCAACAGCAACAGCATGGGAATCGCGCTGCTCGGCACATACAGTCGCACCAATCCGCCCGCGGCAGCCGTGACCGCGGTCGCCAGGCTGACCGCCTGGAAGCTCGGGCTGTTCAAGCGCAATCCGAAGGCCAAGGTGACGCTGACTTCAGGGGGGAGCGGCAAGTACGCCAAGGGCAAGAAGGTCAGCTTCAACGTCATCGCCGGACATCGGAACGCCTTCGTCACCGACTGTCCGGGCGCCCGCCTGTACGGCAAACTCGGCGCCATCCGGAGCGCCTCCGCCGACTACCAGGGACGCTGA
- a CDS encoding LCP family glycopolymer transferase: MTDSAGTPTGSDGQASDSDAERATDAENDSAAAGKDSPPSGESAAQAPTDPTPGPHGSTDASTESRAAGAEDAAGPELPEAEEAEAGGAEPTPDPGSHTDPGTDADSDRDTAPDSDADANSDTDSDADTDAGREGTAPTAEGERPGDRPEAEVPPEGADAPAALLAVEPKVTPETAAVPDPSGGDGASPPKRKRIWLRWAALGTSIVVLAASGVAWWFYTKLDGNITTDTTAAAELRTYEKERPTPLVLDAQNILLLGSDTRAGKGNSKYGRDEGGSQRADTAILLHIAANRQSATAMSIPRDLMVTIPSCRKADGSRTRKQLAQFNWAFMFGGAACSIRTVELMTGVRMDHHIVVDFRGFKKMVDAVDGVEVCLKEPIDDKAARLKLAAGHQTLDGEEALGFVRARKTLGDGSDTERMERQQQFLGSLVKKVKSNGVLLNLTKLYPVLDAATKSLTTDPGLDSLRDLYDLAQSVQSIPTEKVQFLTVPRQPYSANRNRDELVQPDARQLFKKLREDTPITVLPRGSRDESDKKDKASRKPDGTTSANPTPSPSFTGTNAAEGLCG, translated from the coding sequence GTGACCGACAGTGCCGGCACGCCGACCGGATCGGACGGTCAGGCATCTGACTCCGATGCCGAGCGCGCGACAGATGCGGAGAACGACTCCGCGGCGGCCGGCAAGGACTCCCCGCCGTCCGGCGAGTCCGCCGCGCAGGCGCCGACCGATCCGACGCCAGGGCCGCACGGCTCGACCGATGCCTCGACCGAAAGCCGGGCAGCAGGCGCGGAAGACGCAGCAGGCCCGGAACTCCCAGAGGCAGAAGAAGCAGAAGCAGGGGGCGCTGAGCCCACCCCGGACCCCGGCTCTCACACCGACCCCGGTACGGACGCGGATTCCGACCGCGATACAGCTCCTGATTCCGACGCAGATGCCAACAGCGACACCGACAGCGACGCCGATACCGATGCGGGTCGGGAGGGCACTGCCCCGACCGCCGAAGGCGAACGCCCCGGGGACCGGCCGGAAGCAGAAGTACCGCCCGAGGGGGCGGACGCCCCGGCCGCCCTGCTGGCCGTGGAGCCCAAGGTGACCCCCGAGACGGCCGCGGTCCCCGACCCCTCCGGTGGCGACGGCGCCTCGCCCCCCAAACGCAAGCGCATCTGGTTGCGTTGGGCCGCGCTCGGCACCTCCATCGTCGTCCTCGCGGCCTCCGGTGTGGCCTGGTGGTTCTACACCAAGCTCGACGGCAACATCACCACGGACACCACGGCCGCCGCCGAACTGCGCACGTACGAGAAGGAGCGGCCCACACCACTGGTGCTCGACGCGCAGAACATCCTGTTGCTCGGCTCGGACACCCGTGCCGGCAAGGGCAACAGCAAGTACGGCCGCGACGAGGGCGGCAGTCAGCGTGCGGACACCGCGATCCTGCTCCACATCGCGGCGAACCGACAGAGCGCAACGGCGATGTCCATCCCCCGCGATCTGATGGTGACGATCCCCAGTTGCCGCAAGGCCGACGGCTCGCGCACCCGCAAGCAGTTGGCCCAGTTCAACTGGGCCTTCATGTTCGGTGGCGCGGCCTGTTCGATCCGTACGGTGGAACTGATGACCGGGGTGCGGATGGACCACCACATCGTGGTGGACTTCCGCGGCTTCAAGAAGATGGTCGACGCGGTGGACGGCGTCGAGGTGTGTCTGAAGGAACCCATCGACGACAAGGCGGCCCGGTTGAAGCTTGCGGCCGGACACCAGACCCTCGACGGCGAGGAGGCGCTCGGTTTCGTCCGGGCGCGCAAGACGCTGGGCGACGGCAGCGACACCGAACGAATGGAGCGCCAGCAACAGTTCCTCGGTTCGCTGGTGAAGAAGGTCAAGAGCAATGGGGTGCTGCTCAATCTGACCAAGCTCTATCCGGTGCTGGACGCGGCGACCAAGTCGCTGACCACTGACCCCGGCCTGGATTCCTTGCGGGACCTCTATGACCTCGCCCAGTCGGTACAGAGCATTCCGACCGAGAAAGTCCAGTTCCTCACCGTTCCTCGACAGCCTTATTCAGCCAATCGGAATCGGGACGAACTAGTACAACCAGATGCCCGGCAACTCTTCAAGAAGCTACGCGAGGACACCCCCATCACGGTGCTTCCCCGTGGCAGTCGGGACGAGAGCGACAAGAAAGACAAGGCGAGTCGGAAGCCGGATGGAACGACGTCGGCGAACCCTACTCCGAGCCCGAGTTTCACCGGCACAAACGCAGCGGAGGGCCTGTGCGGGTAA
- a CDS encoding DNA-3-methyladenine glycosylase family protein, whose amino-acid sequence MSGRFTPEPEARPPGQRARGQRASGQAVPPRQARVQQPAEGQGTLARDWTPPWPLDLALVLTPLRRGPADPTYRAAPDGSFWRTSRTPQGPGTLRVAVGTDRSEVRAQAWGPGAEWLLDGLPALLGAADDPDALTPRHRLLAITRHRRPGLRLTRTGLVLESLIPSVLEQKVTTDEAYRAWRLLVRKYGEPAPGPMNGLYVVPEPRTWALIPSWEWHRAGVDDKRASTILRAVRVARRLEEAVTFAPEQAQRRLELVPGIGPWTSAETIQRSHGAPDALTVGDLHLPGIVGYALAGDRDADDAAMLELLAPYAGQRHRAARLILLSGRVPARRKPKMPRVDIGLL is encoded by the coding sequence GTGTCAGGCCGTTTCACACCCGAACCAGAGGCTCGCCCACCGGGCCAGCGTGCCCGTGGTCAGCGCGCCTCAGGGCAGGCCGTCCCGCCCCGGCAGGCCCGTGTGCAGCAGCCCGCTGAGGGACAGGGCACCCTGGCGCGCGACTGGACCCCTCCCTGGCCCCTCGACCTGGCGCTCGTACTCACCCCGTTGCGGCGTGGACCCGCCGATCCCACCTATCGCGCTGCCCCGGACGGCTCCTTCTGGCGGACCAGTCGCACTCCGCAGGGACCCGGCACGCTCAGGGTCGCCGTGGGCACGGACCGGTCGGAGGTCCGGGCGCAGGCGTGGGGCCCCGGCGCCGAGTGGCTTCTGGACGGGCTGCCCGCGCTGCTCGGAGCCGCCGACGACCCGGACGCACTCACACCGAGACACCGTCTTCTCGCCATTACGCGCCACCGACGGCCGGGGCTACGGCTGACCCGTACCGGACTGGTGCTGGAATCCCTGATCCCCTCCGTCCTGGAACAGAAGGTCACCACGGACGAGGCGTACCGCGCCTGGCGGCTGCTGGTGCGCAAGTACGGCGAGCCCGCCCCCGGCCCCATGAACGGCTTGTACGTGGTTCCCGAACCGCGCACCTGGGCGCTCATCCCCTCGTGGGAGTGGCACCGGGCGGGTGTCGACGACAAGCGGGCGTCCACCATCCTGCGTGCGGTGCGGGTGGCACGGCGGCTGGAGGAGGCGGTCACTTTCGCCCCCGAGCAGGCCCAGCGGCGGCTGGAACTGGTTCCCGGCATCGGCCCCTGGACGTCCGCCGAGACCATCCAGCGCAGCCATGGTGCCCCCGACGCCCTGACGGTCGGTGACCTGCATCTACCGGGCATCGTCGGCTACGCCCTGGCGGGCGACCGGGACGCCGATGACGCCGCCATGCTGGAACTGCTGGCTCCGTATGCCGGACAGCGCCACCGCGCCGCTCGGTTGATCCTGCTCAGCGGTCGGGTACCGGCGCGCCGCAAGCCCAAGATGCCGCGGGTCGACATCGGCTTGCTCTGA
- a CDS encoding LCP family protein, protein MDAQSRGRADEVDPADQWVLNPQTGNYELRLDQSSAQSSTAPSAGGRSKPPSGRGSRSASRTPGPRNAEGRRSAGGRKTSAPANEVPPQRSRRSVDASGGSAAAAAGRRKRKQQKSGKKKALMWTGGVVAFAIVVGGAGAYFVYSKLDGNLNTIDIKGAGSGGFKKDQAVNILVIGTDKRTGAGNGSYGDRNSPGHADTTILFHVSKDRTNATALSIPRDLITDIPACETKTDQGTKTVPGTPRTRFNESLGQSERDPGCTMRTVKELTGIEVDHFMMADFNAVKTMSTAVGGVEVCLDKDIDDKKSKLKLPAGKHVLKGEDALAFVRTRHSVGHGGDLSRIEIQQQFLSSMIRKMKSGDTLSSPTKMWDLANAATKALTVDTGIGSIKKLQDLGMELAKVNPKNITFVTVPVLDNDGATVILNESQARPLFSMIQSDTSLTEVEQKEKDAKKKQQNQLAGKRAPVGDVRVKVFNGSGTQGAAGTTLDWLQNQKRVLKSSNEGNAPQKLPRTILEYAPNQADQARTLADLMGLPATALKQGTKDAQGLEAMTLTLGADFKGVGVPISGPAKAPEGVKTVEADKQVCAK, encoded by the coding sequence GTGGATGCGCAGAGCCGTGGGCGGGCGGACGAGGTCGACCCCGCCGACCAGTGGGTACTCAACCCGCAGACCGGCAATTACGAACTGCGATTGGATCAATCCTCAGCGCAGTCGTCGACCGCGCCGTCTGCCGGCGGCAGATCGAAGCCTCCGTCAGGTCGCGGCAGTCGTTCCGCCTCACGGACACCCGGGCCGCGCAACGCTGAGGGCCGCAGGTCAGCAGGGGGACGCAAGACGTCGGCCCCGGCGAACGAAGTGCCCCCGCAGCGTTCGCGGCGCTCGGTCGACGCCTCCGGCGGCAGCGCAGCAGCCGCAGCGGGGCGTCGCAAGCGCAAGCAGCAGAAGTCGGGGAAGAAGAAGGCCCTGATGTGGACGGGCGGGGTCGTGGCCTTCGCCATCGTCGTCGGCGGTGCCGGAGCCTACTTCGTGTACTCCAAGTTGGACGGCAACCTCAACACCATCGACATCAAGGGCGCGGGCAGCGGCGGCTTCAAGAAGGACCAGGCCGTCAACATCCTGGTCATTGGAACCGACAAACGGACCGGCGCGGGCAATGGGTCCTACGGCGACCGCAACAGCCCCGGGCACGCGGACACCACGATCCTCTTCCACGTCTCCAAGGACCGCACCAACGCGACCGCGCTCTCCATCCCCCGTGACCTGATCACCGACATCCCCGCCTGCGAGACCAAGACGGACCAGGGCACCAAGACCGTCCCCGGAACGCCCAGGACCCGTTTCAACGAGAGTCTGGGCCAGTCGGAGCGGGACCCCGGCTGCACCATGCGGACCGTCAAGGAACTCACCGGCATCGAGGTCGACCACTTCATGATGGCCGACTTCAACGCCGTGAAGACGATGTCCACCGCGGTCGGCGGGGTCGAGGTGTGTCTCGACAAGGACATCGACGACAAGAAGTCCAAGCTTAAACTTCCCGCCGGCAAGCACGTGCTCAAGGGCGAGGACGCCCTCGCTTTCGTCCGCACCCGCCACTCCGTGGGCCACGGCGGCGATTTGAGTCGCATCGAGATCCAGCAGCAGTTCCTGAGTTCGATGATCCGCAAGATGAAGTCCGGCGACACGCTCAGCAGTCCCACGAAGATGTGGGATCTGGCCAACGCGGCGACCAAGGCCCTGACCGTCGACACCGGCATAGGCAGCATCAAGAAGCTCCAGGACCTCGGTATGGAGCTGGCCAAGGTGAACCCCAAGAACATCACCTTCGTCACGGTCCCGGTGCTGGACAACGACGGCGCGACGGTCATCCTCAACGAGAGCCAGGCACGACCGCTGTTCTCGATGATCCAGAGCGACACCTCCCTGACGGAGGTGGAGCAGAAGGAGAAGGACGCGAAGAAGAAGCAGCAGAACCAGTTGGCCGGCAAGAGGGCCCCGGTGGGCGATGTCCGGGTGAAGGTGTTCAACGGCAGCGGCACCCAGGGAGCGGCCGGCACCACACTCGACTGGCTCCAGAACCAGAAGCGGGTCCTGAAGTCCAGCAACGAGGGCAACGCGCCGCAGAAGCTCCCCCGGACGATTCTGGAGTACGCACCGAACCAGGCGGACCAGGCCCGTACGCTCGCCGATCTGATGGGGCTGCCGGCCACAGCGCTCAAGCAAGGCACCAAGGACGCCCAGGGGCTCGAAGCGATGACGCTCACCCTCGGCGCCGACTTCAAGGGCGTAGGAGTGCCCATCTCCGGACCGGCGAAGGCGCCGGAAGGAGTCAAGACCGTCGAAGCCGACAAACAGGTGTGTGCCAAGTGA